From one Malus sylvestris chromosome 1, drMalSylv7.2, whole genome shotgun sequence genomic stretch:
- the LOC126587884 gene encoding uncharacterized protein LOC126587884: MGLGLSLLSAVPSCLCFSCVPKIQSEKEKITNRRRRLCLLDILFAVPSSLKTIVDSWLQRKGGTCLLLPPFVGNFSLLFFIYLFMDIWFVCKAHSYLLGWFTSLFCLIA; encoded by the exons ATGG GTCTCGggctctctcttctttctgctGTACCATCTTGTTTATGCTTCTCTTGTGTACCGAAAATTCAAAGCGAAAAGGAGAAAATAACCAACAG GCGTCGCAGACTTTGTTTGTTGGATATACTATTTGCAGTACCGAGTTCGTTGAAAACAATTGTTGATTCATGGCTCCAAAG GAAAGGAGGAACCTGTTTATTACTTCCCCCTTTTGTAGGAAATTTttccttattattttttatttatttatttatggataTTTGGTTTGTATGTAAAGCCCATTCTTATCTTTTGGGCTGGTTTACATCCTTGTTTTGCCTTATAGCCTGA
- the LOC126623397 gene encoding dof zinc finger protein DOF2.4-like: protein MVFSSVPVYLDPPNWQQQQTNHQQGGGCDQNNLQLPQQPSSEPRCTSRDGSGSLGSIKPGSMSDRARLANIPQPETAPKCPRCESTNTKFCYFNNYSLSQPRHFCKTCRRYWTRGGALRSVPVGGGCRRNKRSKEGNSSRSKSPGAAGNSSSSTVNSSNSCSTSDNIIGRLIHPPPPPHQLPFLPSLHHLTDYGSGDMIGLNNFGGINQPGDVEFQHHQYGSDRLSARPNILGMNNMSISEHWRSSLLQQQFPNFLANLEPPPSTTHGMYQLPLDHSAGNRVTTTQMVNVKMEHSHQALNLSRNFSGSLGNDHQYWGTSTAGTGGSVWTDLSGFTSSSSTTHLL, encoded by the exons ATGGTTTTCTCATCCGTTCCCGTCTATCTGGATCCACCCAACTGGCAACAACAG CAAACAAATCATCAACAAGGAGGTGGATGTGATCAGAATAATCTTCAGCTTCCGCAGCAGCCGTCTTCAGAACCTAGGTGCACTTCAAGAGATGGCAGCGGCAGTTTGGGCTCGATCAAACCTGGGTCCATGTCTGATCGAGCCCGGCTGGCCAATATACCACAGCCAGAGACGGCACCGAAATGCCCTCGATGTGAATCCACAAACACAAAGTTTTGCTACTTCAACAATTACAGCCTTTCCCAGCCTCGCCACTTTTGCAAGACGTGCCGGCGCTACTGGACCAGAGGAGGAGCCTTGAGAAGCGTGCCGGTGGGAGGAGGCTGCCGGCGaaacaaaagaagcaaagaGGGCAACAGCAGCAGGTCAAAATCACCAGGCGCAGCTGGTAATTCAAGCTCAAGTACAGTCAATTCTTCCAACAGCTGCAGCACTAGTGATAATATCATAGGCCGTTTGATacatccaccaccaccaccacatcaATTGCCCTTTTTGCCCTCCTTACACCATCTTACTGATTATGGTTCCGGGGACATGATAGGGTTGAATAATTTTGGGGGTATTAATCAACCCGGTGATGTTGAATTCCAACACCATCAGTACGGTTCGGATCGGTTGAGTGCCAGGCCAAATATTTTAGGCATGAATAATATGAGTATTTCTGAGCATTGGAGATCATCACTACTTCAGCAACAATTTCCTAATTTCTTGGCTAATTTGGAACCACCACCTAGTACTACTCATGGGATGTACCAATTGCCGTTAGATCATTCGGCGGGTAACAGAGTTACTACTACTCAGATGGTTAATGTGAAAATGGAACACAGTCATCAAGCACTGAATTTGTCAAGGAATTTTTCGGGAAGTCTGGGAAATGATCACCAATACTGGGGTACTAGTACTGCTGGTACTGGTGGCAGTGTTTGGACTGATCTTTCTGGTTTcacatcttcttcttctaccaCCCATCTCTTGTGA
- the LOC126606270 gene encoding CASP-like protein 4D1, producing the protein MESQTPAPALPSVRASQFVILGLRVLTSIFLVVSLAILLSNVLSGDQDHKIHFYDYVPYRYMAAAIVIGIAYSVFQTVVAVIRIRRENHRSMLLDFYGDKVISNVVATGAVAGFVMTAQLQKQWGDIVKIDIVHKYIKRSHAADGLVFLAFICTFILSVLSSYALPKKVY; encoded by the exons ATGGAATCACAAACACCAGCACCAGCACTCCCTTCTGTCAGAGCTTCCCAGTTTGTCATTCTTGGGTTGAGGGTCCTCACCTCCATTTTTCTAGTTGTGTCACTCGCCATCCTCCTCTCCAATGTTTTGTCTGGAGATCAAGATCACAAAATACACTTTTATGACTACGTGCCATACCG ATACATGGCTGCCGCAATTGTTATTGGAATTGCATATTCAGTCTTCCAAACTGTAGTTGCAGTTATCCGCATAAGAAGAGAAAATCATAGGAGCATGTTACTCGACTTCTATGGTGACAAG GTTATATCAAATGTAGTAGCTACTGGAGCTGTTGCAGGATTTGTTATGACCGCACAACTACAGAAACAATGGGGCGACATAGTAAAGATTGACATTGTCCACAAATATATCAAAAGGTCACATGCAGCAGATGGACTTGTCTTCCTTGCCTTCATCTGCACTTTCATATTATCCGTCCTCTCTTCCTATGCACTTCCCAAGAAGGTTTACTAG